The DNA sequence GTCCTGGTCGACGGAGATGAAGGGATCCTGTTCGAGGATGCCCTGTCGCAGGTAAGTGTCGAGGATCGGCGCGGCATCGTCGCGGCTGAGGCCGAAAGTGGTCTGCGTGAGGTCGTTGGTGCCGAAGGAAAAGAACTCGGCGCGCCGCGCGATCTCGCCGGCCATCAGGCAGGCGCGCGGCAACTCGATCATGGTGCCGACCTGATAATCGATCGCCATGCCAGAGTTCGTGCGCACCTCGCCCGCGACCCGGTCGATGATACCTGCCAGCACCTCGAACTCGGCGCGCCCGACGACCAGCGGCACCATGATCTCCGGGACGACGGGCGCGCCCGTCCGCCGTGCGGCCTCGACAGCCGCCTCGAAGATGGCTCTCGCCTGCATTTCCGGGATCTCGGGATAGCGGATGGCGAGACGGCAGCCGCGGAACCCCAGCATGGGATTGAATTCCGAAAGCTCCTTGACTCGATCCTTGAGGCGCACCGCCGAAACCCCCATGGAGCCGGCGACCTCGGCAATCTCGTGATCCTCGTGGGGGAGGAATTCGTGCAGCGGGGGATCGAGCAGGCGAATCGTCACGGGCAGGCCGGACATCGTCTCGAAGAGGGCGATGAAATCGTCGCGCTGCATCGGCAGGATACGGGCGAGTGCAGTACGCCGGCCCTCGGGCGCCTCGGCGAGAATCATCTCGCGCACCGCCAGTATGCGCTCCTCCTCGAAGAACATATGCTCCGTGCGGCAGAGGCCAATTCCCTCCGCGCCGAAGTCCCGCGACTGGCGGGCGTCGCGCTCGGTATCGGCATTGGCCCGCACCTTCATGCGCCGGACACCATCGGCCCAGGCCATCAGCGTGCCGAAGTCGCCCGAGAGCTGCGGTTGACGCATCGGGACGGCGCCCTTGAGGACCTGCCCGGTCGTGCCGTCGATGGTGACGACGTCGCCGCGGTGGAAGACCTCACCTGCGATCGTCATGGTCTCGCTCTTGGCGTCGATCCGGATCGAGCCGGCGCCCGAAACGCACGGCCGCCCCATGCCGCGCGCTACGACCGCTGCGTGCGAGGTCATGCCGCCGCGCGTCGTCAGGATGCCTGCGGCAGCGTGCATGCCGTGGATGTCCTCCGGGCTCGTTTCGACGCGCACCAGGATGCATGGGCGGTTCTGCTGGCGCATCGCCTCGGCGTCGTCGGCAGTGAAGACGATCTCGCCCGCGGCCGCGCCGGGCGAAGCCGGGAGCCCAGAGGCAAGAATCTGGCGCTCCGCAGCCGGATCGAGAGTCGGATGGAGGAGTTGGTCGAGCGCCTCGGGGGTAATGCGTAGCACCGCCTCGTCGCGCGTGATGAGGCCTTCGCTCGCCATGTCCACCGCGATCTTGATGGCGGCACTCGTGGTGCGCTTGCCCGATCGGGTCTGCAGCATCCAGAGCTTGCCTTCCTGGATCGTGAACTCGAGGTCCTGCATGTCGCGGTAATGCGCCTCGAGCCGCTCGTAGATCGCCGTCAGTTCGGCGAAAGCGGCGGGCATCAGTGCCTCGAGGGAGGGCTTGGTGTCGCCGGCGGCAAGGCGGGCGCGCTCGGTCAGGCTCTGCGGGGTACGGATGCCTGCCACCACGTCCTCGCCCTGTGCGTTGACCAGGAACTCGCCATAGAGGGCCTTGGCTCCGGTCGAGGGATCGCGGGTGAACGCCACGCCCGTCGCGCTCGAATCGCCCCGGTTGCCGAATACCATCGCCTGGACGTTGACGGCCGTGCCCCATTCGTCGGGGATGTCGTGCAGACGGCGGTAGGTGATGGCGCGGGCGTTCTGCCAGGAGGAGAAAACAGCGCCGATCGCGCCCCATAGTTGCGCTTCGGTATCCATGGGGAACGTCGTGCCGAGTTCCTCTTCCACGGCCGCCTTGTAGGCGTCGACGATCTGGCGCCAATCGTCGGCGTCCATGTCCGTGTCGTTGAGGTAACCGTTCTGGCTCTTGTGATTGTCGAGGATGTCCTCGAAGACCCCGTGCTCGACGCCGAGAACGACGTCCGCGTACATCTGGATGAAGCGGCGGTAGCTGTCGTAGGCAAAGCGCGCGTCGCCTGACTTGGCGGCAAGGCCGGCGACGGTTTCGTCGTTGAGACCGAGGTTGAGGACGGTGTCCATCATGCCGGGCATCGAGGCGCGCGCGCCGGAGCGGACCGAGACCAGCAGTGGATTGGCGCGGGAGCCGAACTCGGCACCGACGGCGCGCCCTACCCCTGCGATCGCTTCGCGCACCTGGGCGGCGAGGCCATCGGGAAAGGCGCGGCCATTGGCGTAATAGGCCGTGCAGACCTCGGTGGTGATGGTGAAGCCGGGTGGCACGGGCAGGCCGAGGTTGGCCACCTCGGCGGGGTTGGCGCCCTTGCCGCCGAGCAACTCCTTCATGCTGGCGGCGCCTTCCGCCGCGCCGCCACCGAAGAAATACACCCACTTGCGGTCTGCGCCGATACCCACTGCGGAACGCTCTGCAGCGCCATCGTTCCGCCTCGGCAGGTTGGTCGCATTCATCGGCTCGTCTCCTGGCGATCTCTTCGACTCAACACCCCCTCGGCCTGCTTAGCAGTGACGACAGGGCCAGGCAAAAGTCTCGGGGCGGACGGCGTACGCGGCTGTGCACCACGCAACGCCTTGCGGACATGGAGCGCGGAGTGGGCTCACGTCATTTGCAGAAGGGCAGGCCCGTCATCCGAGCGGCACGCTCCTTGCCGTTTTCGAGGACGACGACGAGATCATCGGCTCCATCCTTGATGCGGCGATCGAGGAGTGCCATCGCGACATTCTGTTTGAGGCGCGGCGAGTGGGCGAGGGCGGTCAGCCAGCCGACCTGGCGCCCCTTGCGCAGCACCTTGAGGCGATGGCCGGTCGGATCGAGCGCACGCCCGGCGACGATCAGGCCGACCTGGCGGCGCTTGGGGCCCTCGTCGCGGATGCGGCGCAATGCCTCCTTGCCGATGAAGGCCGCACGCTGGTCGAGATCGCAATAGTGCGCCAGCGTCAGCTCCAGCGGGTTGGTGTCGCCAAACGTGTCACCGCCGACGGAGATCAACCCGCTTTCGACGCGCTCGATGGCATTGGGGCAACCCGGGGCGATGCCGTGGCGCTTGCCGGCCGCCGCGACGAGCCGCCAAAGGTCGCCACCCCGACTCGCATCGAGAAGATAAAGCTCGAAACCGCCCTGCTTGGACCAACCGCTGCGCTGGATGATCAGTGGAATGCCGTCGATGGTATGGGGACGGAACCAGAAGTATTTGAGCTGCCTCACCCAATCGCCCACCAGACCGGCAACGACCTCCTCGGCGAGCGGACCCTGGACCGCGAGCGGGGAGGCGTCGGGCTCGCTGACCGCCACCTTGAAGCCGCGCTCGTTCGCGATGGCGCGCACCCAGAACAGAAGGTCGTTGTCGGCGATCGAAAGCCAATACTTCTCCTCGGAAAGCTTGAGGAGGATCGGATCGTTGAGGAGAGTTCCGGCGTGATCGCAGATCGGCACGTACTTGCCCTGGCCCACCACCTGGCCCGAGAGGTTGCGCGGCGTCAGGTACTGCGCGAGCTTGCCAGCGTCCGGACCAGCGATCTCGACCTGGCGCTCGCAGGCCACGTCCCACATGCTGACGCCCTCGACGAGGCGCCAGTATTCGCCGAGCGGATCGCCGTACGAGACGGGCATGTACATGTGGTTGTAGATCGTGAAACCCGTCACTCCCGCCTTGACGGTCGCCTCGAAGAAGGGCGATTTGCGGACCCGCGGCCCGATCGCGATGGAAAACGCCACGCCGAAAACACTCCCTGGTGCATGAACCAACCCGCCGGCCCGGCCGACGCTTCGACCAGTCCTTCGCACGACATTGGCGGGCCTGCAATCGCGGCGGGCGAATGACGAAGCGAGCGGTGAACGGCTGGTGGATCGCGGTCGACGGTCGACAAAAAACCCGGGCCGAGGCCCGGGTTCGTTGATCATTCGTAAGGCGGCGCCAGCCACTTGCGGCAGGCCGGCAACAGCGGAAAGACGCGTCACGCAGCCTTCGTCGCGTCGTCGACCTCGCCTTCGCGCGCTTTACGGGCAGCGCTGGCGCTCTTGGCCAGGATGCCGGTGATCTTCTGGACTGCGCCGAGTTCGTCCAGGTTTTCCACGGCCGCAACCTCGCGAGCCATGCGGTCGAGAGCCTGCTCGTAGAGCTGACGCTCGGAGTAGGACTGCTCCGGCTGGCTCTCGGCCCTGTAGAGGTCACGCACCACCTCGGCGATCGCAACAAGATCGCCGGAGTTGATCTTGGCCTCGTACTCCTGGGCCCGCCGGCTCCACATGGTGCGCTTGACGCGCGCGCGGCCCTTCAGCGTCGAGAGCGCCTTCTTCATGACAGGATCGAGCGAGAGCTTGCGCATGCCGACGGACTCGACCTTAGAGGTCGGAACACGCAGCGTCATCTTCTCCTGCTGGAAATCGATGACGAAGAGCTCGAGCTTGTGGCCAGCAACCGTCTGTTCCTCGATGGCGACGATCTTGCCTACACCGTGCGAAGGATAGACGATGTGCTCACCAATCGCGAAACCATTCTTCTCAACGGTCTTCTTTTTCGCAGCCATACTCGCTCTCACGTTCTGGGCGTAGCGATCGCCGGGGACGTATCAGCCCTGCAGCGGGGCGCCCGCTCCGCTGCTTCGACCCGGGCGCGACCCGGGGTTTTCATGTCGTGAAGCCGCACCCGAGCAATGCCCGAGAACGCCTCTAGATTGTCGGATGGCCATACCTTGCCGGCAGTTGCTGTTCAGACGGTCACCTCTCGTGGTGCCCTTTATTCAGCCGGCATCGGTTTGGCGGCCCGTTGAAAACCGGAACCGCCGGAGATTTCGTTCACGCCACTCCTGGCTCATCCATAGCACATCCCGCACGAGAAATGAAGTGGGTGCGACCATGGTGCAACACAAGACCCCCGGAAGGCGAGCGCCCGGGGGTCGTGTCTCGGAGCGCGGGGCCGGTGGGGCAAACGCAACCCCGGCAGCCCGAAGCGAAAAACTTCGACTTATCAATCACCTTCGCCGGGCGCTTCGCTGAAGTACTTCTCGTACTTGTTCGCCGCCCCCTCGAATTCCGCCGCCTCGGGCAGCGGATCCTTCTTGGAGGTGATGTTCGGCCACTTCTCGGCATAGATGCGATTGAGTTCGAGCCACTTTTCGATTCCCGGCGCGGTGTCCGGCTGGATCGCGTTGGCCGGGCACTCGGGCTCGCAGACACCGCAGTCGATGCATTCGTCCGGGTGGATGACGAGCATGTTCTCGCCTTCATAGAAACAGTCGACCGGGCAGACCTCGACGCAATCGGTGTACTTACACTTTATGCAGCTTTCATTGACGATGAAGGTCACGGCTCAACTCCGGCTCGCTCGTTCGGGGCGCGCGTAGGCTCATCCCCGCTCTCGCCCGCTTCCTAGTTGATGCGCTCGATGGTGGCAACCGACGGCAATCGCGAGGGGGCAATCATCCAGAGCGCGGTGGCGGCCCGTCCCAGAGTGCCGCGATAGGTCAGTCCATTTCGCCATCGCCCGAAAAGCGCTCGATGGCACGGCGCTCCTTCTTGGTCGGACGGCCGCGCCCGGCCGCTGGATGCGGCGCTGCGGCCTGGCCACCGGGGGGCGGTGGCGTCTCCTCGGGAGTGATGTCTTCATAGAGACCGGCGGCCTCGGACGCGGGCCCCCTGCGGGTGCCGGTGGCGCGCACCTTGAGGATGCGAACACGGCGGGCGACGACGATCGTCAATACGTCACCGGCGCGAATGGTCTGGGCGGGCTTTTCGGTCCTTGCGGTGTTGACGCGCACCTTCCCGGCAGCGACCAGAGCAGCGGCGAGGCTGCGGCTCTTGACGACCCGGGCGAACCACAGCCAGCGATCGAGGCGCTGCGTAGCTGCCGAGTGCGATGCACCGGAACTCGCCGTTTCGACAGGGTCGGGCGCCGTCTGGATCAGGTGCGGCCTCCCTTCTGCTTGGCATCGAGCTCGGCCTTGAGCTTGGCAAGCGCGGCAAACGGGGAATCCGGGTCGACTTCGCGGCGCCGGCCCGGCGCGGGCGAGGCGTGCGCCACCTGCGGACGGCTGTTGCGATCGTCACGGCGGGGCCGGTGTTCGCCGCGGTCCGGGCGTCCGTCACGCGGGGGACGACCACCGCGCTCACCGGCGGCCGCGCCCGGCGCCGCATCACGATCAGCCCGCGGGCCGCGATCCTGTCCGCGACCTTGGCCGCGGTTGCGCCCCTCGCCAGCGCCCTCGCGGCGCGGGTGACGTGAGCGATGGTCCTTGCGGGCTTGCGCCGCCTCCGGACGATTTGCCGCGTTGGGGTCGGCATTTGCCTCGGCGGCGACCGGCGCCGCCTCGGATGCGCCCTGGCGGGCGGGCCGCTGGCCACGCTGGCGCGGTCTGCCGCCGTGAGCTTCGGCGTGACGGCGACGCGGGCGCCAGACGTCGATCATCTGCGGCTCGCCAGCCGGCTCGGCCGCGGCGGGGCTGTCGGCATCGGCCGGCAACGCGCCGGGCGAACCATCCTGAGGTGTTTCCGGCGCGGCATCGCTCGTCGCCTGCCCCTCGTCGACAGGCGCAATGCCCGCTTCGATCGGCGGTTCGGGCTCGCTCGGCGCGCCGACCGCGATCTGCGCGGCAAGCGCGGCCGCAATCGCGGCGCTGACCGGCTGGTTCGTCGCCGCCGCCTCGTCGGAAGGGTTCGCCGCCTCGACCGGTTCGCCCTCCGCGCCTCGGGGTGTGCCGCGCGCGTCGGGTTCGCCCTTGCGCCTCGACGAACCGGCACCGGTACGCTGCAGAGTGAGCCCCGGCATGCTGGCGAGCGGGCGCTTTTCCATCCGGAAGCCGAGCGCGTTGAGAACCGCGCCAAGCTCATCCGACGAACAGCCGAGGATCGACATCATCTCGGGCAGAACCACGAACCCGCCATCGCCGGTGGCACCGCGCGGCGCGGGCTTGGCGCCGTCGTGCCCCTCGTCCGGACGCCGCCAGGCAACGAGCGGACGGATCATGTCGGAGAGACGCTCGAGCATGTCGATGCGCACCGCGCGTGGTCCACATAGGTGGAAGCCGGCGATGCGGTAGAACTCTTCGGGATGCGACGGACTTGCCGCGAGCGATGTCAGGCCCGGCCTCGGGCTCTCGGGCAGGCCTTCGAGGCCGCCAGGTCGCCGCAGGCCCCAAAGCACCCGCACCAGTTCGGTCGCGGCCGGCTTCAGGAGCATCGGCATGAAAATGTTGAAGGCGCCGAAACGAACACCATAGCGGCGAAGCTGGGCCCGGGCTTCCTGGTCGAGAGCGCGCGCATCGTCGGCGACGGTCTCGCGCTTGAGAACACCGAAGGCCTCGCGCAACCGGAACGCCATGCCACGAGCGAGGCCGCTTACGTCCTCGGCATTCGACAACTGAACCAGGGGGCGAAGGCGCTCGTTGACCAGCTCGGCAAGCCAAGCCTCGAGGCGAGCCTGGACTTTCTCGCGATCCGGACCCGAGAGATGCTCGTCGGCAAGCAGCGTCAGGGTCGGTTTCAGCGGATCGTCACCCGGTCCGAGGCGGGCGATGGAACTCTCCATCCAGAGGACAGTGCCATCGGGCGCGAGCGTGAAGGCGTCCGATTTGGCGGCGGCGATGCGTCGGGTCCGCATCGCAAGCTCGCCGGCGAGCACCTTGGCGGCAGCATTGCGCGCCGCCTTGCCGTGGATGCCCTCGCCGGCCGCATCCGCGACATAGCGCAGGCCGCTCAGCCGGCCGACGTAGTGCTTTTCGACCTCGATCGCGCCGTCCGCACCGATTTCGGCGAACAATTCCTCGTCGTCGCGCAGCCGGCGCATGAGGGCGCTCGTGCGCTTGTCGACGAAGCGCTGCATCAGTTGCTCGTGCAGCGCATCCGACAGTCGATCCTCGATCTCCCGGGTGCGCTCCTGCCAATGGTCGTGGTCAGCGAGCCAGTCGCTGCGGTGGGAGACGAACGTCCAGGTGCGCACGTTGGCGAGGCGATTGGAGAGCGTGTCGAGATCGCCGTCGGTGCGATCGTCGCCGGCTACCTGAGCGGCGAACCAATCCTCGGGGATTCGTCCGCCAGGGCCTTGCACGAAAGCGTAGAGGGTTTCGACCAAGTCGGCGTGCGCGGCGCTCGAGATCTTGCGGTAGTCGGGCACCTGGCAAACGTCCCAGAGGCGCACGACGTCGTCGCGCGTGCTCGCGAGGTCGGCGATGCGCGGCCGCCCGGCCAATGTCTCGAGGGCGGCGACGTCGTCAGCCATACGCGCACGGACCAACATCGACAGTCCGGGCACCATGCGGAGGCTGTCGCGCAGGGCATCGAGCGAGCCGAACTCGAGCGCCGAATTGCGCCATTGCAGCGTCTTGACGCCTTCGAAGTTGTGACCCTCGAGGCGCTCGATGAGATCGCTCGAGAACGGCTCCACGTCACCGGTCACGCCGAACGTACCATCCTTCAAGTGGCGCCCGGCACGGCCTGCGATCTGGCCGAGCTCTCCCGGCGAAAGGTCGCGATGGCTTTGGCCGTCGAACTTGCGCACACCAGCGAAGGCAACATGGTCGACGTCGAGATTGAGGCCCATGCCGACCGCGTCGGTGGCGACGAGGAAATCGACGTCGCCCGACTGATAGAGCGCCACCTGGGCATTGCGCGTGCGCGGCGAGAGGGCGCCGAGGACGACAGCGGCTCCGCCCCGCTGGCGGCGCACGAGTTCCGCGATCGCATAGACGTCGCTGGCCGAAAAGGCGACCACGGCGGAGCGGCGCGGCAAGCGGGAAATCTTCTTTTGACCGGCGTAGGTCAGAGTCGAGAGACGGGGGCGCGAAACGAAGTTGGCGCCGCCGAGCAGCTGCTGGATGGGCTCACGCATCGTCTGGGAGCCGAGCAGCAAGGTCTCCTGGGCTCCCCGCATGTTGAGAAGCCGCTCGGTGAAGATGTGGCCACGCTCTGGATCGGCGGCGAGTTGCACCTCGTCGATGGCGACGAAGTCGAGCTTGAGATCGAGCGGCATCGCCTCGACCGTGCAGACCCAGAAGCGCGGATTGTCGGGCTTGATCTTCTCTTCGCCGGTGACGAGGGCGACCTGGGCGGCACCGACGCGGGCCGCGACACGGTCGTAGACCTCGCGGGCAAGCAGGCGCAGGGGAAGCCCGATCATGCCGGTCTCGTGGCCGAGCATGCGTTCGATGGCGAGGTGCGTCTTGCCGGTGTTGGTCGGCCCGAGGACCGCCGTGACATTGCGCACGCGGGCCGGGATGATCGTCGCCGTCTGGCTCGTGCCTGATGTCATCGCAGAATGGTCTCCCGACGCGGCGCGGGGCGGTTCGAGCGCGCCTTGGCGCCACGCTGTTGGCACGCGCACATGGCGATCGCGCCACGAGCCGGCCCTGTTGGGCCAGCGTCATAGACGGCTCGGTGCCCGGCGCCTAGTGCGCATAGGATTTCCGTACGCGAAATTTTCGCGCCCGACCGGTTCGATCGGGCGCCGGACGTCACCGGATTTGGGTTCTCGAAGACGACTTCGCGCCTGTCCGCGTGCAGCGTCAATAGACCATCGCGACCTGGCGATGACCATCCGTGTCGACGTGGATCTGGCGATTGGTGATGTGCGCCTCGCCGGCGACGGTCGGCAACACGATCTTGTAGGGCACGAAGAGCTTGGCGCGCGGGGCGGGCACGAGCCAGACCTCAATACCCGTGTTGTCCATCATATACTGCGTCTCGGTGTTCATCTTGTAGCCGGCGACAGGCTTGTAGCTCACCTGGCAAACGAACGCGGTGGTCGAAAGCCCATGGCCGTTACCGGCCGCGATCTGACTGCGCCCTTTGGCGGACAGGACGAGGTCGAAACGCTGCTTGCCATCGAACACCGGGATGGTGCCGGAGCAGGGATTGCCACTCGGCCGGTTGCCGGCGACGCCGCTCAGAGCGATGAGCGCGGTCATCGGATCGAGCGCGTTGCGCAAGTGCGTGCGCGACACCGGAACACGGTCGCCACCCTGGCTCAGCGGCGGCGATGCCTTGACCTCGGTTGCCGAACGGAGCGGGAACTGCATCGCCACGTTGCCGCGCTTGCCGTTGTTGTCGAAACGGAAGTCGTAGCTCTTGGGCCGCGGGCGACCGGCACCGACGAGGCCGGAGGCCGATGTTTCGCTGCGCCAGCGGTAGAGCCCGAGGAGTGCCTGGATGTCGGCGCTGCCCGTCAACGAGTAGCGGCCGTCCACGATCCGGGAGGTGAAGCGGAAGCTGCCGGAAGCCAACGGGTGTTCGACGAGATAGACCGCATCGACCTTGACGGACTCGCCAGCGCGAGCGACCTCGGAGGCGAGCGGCGCGCCAAGCAGCACCGCAGCCATCGTTGCCGCGGCCGCCACGCGCCACCCCAAACCCGCGCGATGCTTCCCGATCTGCATGTGGACCCCCTACCGACGCAGCACGCCGCGAACAAGAACAACCGAACTGACGAGCCCATCGACGATGGGCCTAGGAGCCCTTTTCGTCAATTATGTGGCTCGGGCCATGGTGCCCCAACGTGGTAAACAATTCGATAGCTTCCGTAAGAATTCGGGAGCGCCGTGCCCCACAGCCAGCAGTCGCGCGAAGCGCCGAATTCCTTCCCCAGTTTCCTGTGACGACGGATCGGCTTTCCAGAGTCGAGCCTTGTCATGGACTTGACGGCACGGCGAGCGGTTGCGAAGGCTTGCCGGTAAGGGTGCCGAACGAGCGAACCCGTACCGCGGTCCTCGACCACCGGCGGGCCGGCCGGTATCCGGAATTCCGTGGCGGTGCGTCTGGGCCGACACGGCCCCTGCCGAGGAGCGTTGCATGCGGACCTACCTGGACTTCGAGAAGCCCGTCGCCGAACTCGAAAGCAAGGTGCACGAACTGCGTTCTCTGGCGGAAGGCGACGGTGGGGTCTCGATCGCCGACGAGATCGCCAAGCTCGAGCAAAAGGCGCGCGATGCTTTGCGCGACACATATGCCAAGCTCACCCCGTGGCAAAAGACGCAGGTCGCCCGCCATCCGGAGCGGCCACGCTTTCGCGACTACGTGCGCCGGCTCGTCGACGACTTCACGCCCCTGTCGGGCGACCGCTATTTCGCCGAGGACTATGCCATCGTCGGCGGGCCCGGGCGGATCGGCGATCGCCACGTCATGATCCTCGGCCACGAGAAGGGCTCGGACACGCAATCCCGCGTTCGACACAACTTCGGCATGGCGCGCCCTGAGGGGTACCGCAAGGCGGTTCGCCTCATGGAGATGGCGGAAAAGTTCTCGCTGCCGGTGGTGGCGCTCGTCGACACGGCCGGCGCCTATCCCGGCATCGGCGCCGAAGAGCGGGGGCAGGCCGAAGCGATCGCCCGCTCGACGGATTGCTGCCTGGCGCTCGGCGTGCCGCTGGTGGCGGCAGTGATCGGCGAGGGCGGCTCGGGCGGAGCGGTGGCGATCGCCTCGGCCAACCGGGTGCTGATGCTGGAGCACTCCATCTACACCGTCGCCTCGCCGGAGGCCGCCGCCTCGATCCTCTGGCGCGATTCGGCACGCGCCATCGACGCGGCAACCAACATGAAGATCACGGCCCAGGACCTCAAGTCGATGGGCGTCATCGACGAGATCGTGCCCGAACCCGTCGGTGGCGCGCACCGTGACCACGAGGGAGCGGTGAAACGAGCCGGCGAGAGGATCGTGGCTGCCATAGCCGAATTCGACGGCTGGCAGGGCGAGGCGATCCGGGAGCAGCGCCATCGCAAGTTCATGAGTATCGGCAGGGCGGCCTGAGGCAGCCCAAAGACGGGACGGTCGGGCGCCGCCTTCATCGAAGGGGCGGAGTGCCAGCGGAGGGGCGGGGCGCTTCGGCGCCCATGGCGCGTGCCGGCCACGGTTCGCAGTCGCAATGGAAACCTGCCGCCCGACGCCATCAGAATGCGCCGCGAGCGCCCAACTCTCTCCCCAATGCGCCGGCTAGGTTGTCCCCAGGCATCACAGGAGTCGATTCGATCGCGACGATCGGCGGAACACTATTTCCATCGACACCGGCTATGCTTAACGAATGATTCACCAAACAGAGCAGATGGTGACACCTGTGCGCTCCACTTTTCCGCGTATGTGTTGGATCAGCTCCCAAATGCCGTTGAAGCACCTGTTTCGCGTTAGCTTCTGCGCCGCATTCGCCGTGCTCACCGCCGGCTGCATGCAGAACATCCCGCCCCACCTCAAGCCGCTTTCCGCCGACGCCATGCACCTCATGGGCGAGCGCGGGATGGCGCCGAAGGACCCGATCTTCGTGCGCATCTTCAAGGCGGAATCGGAACTCGAGGTCTGGAAGCAGTCCGCGGACGGGCGCTTCTACCACTTCAAGACCTACCCGATCTGCAACTGGTCTGGCGAACTCGGGCCCAAGCTCGTGCAGGGAGACAAGCAGAGCCCGGAGGGCTTCTATACGGTCTCGCGGCCGCAAATGAACCCGAACAGCCAGTTCCACCTCTCCTTCAACCTCGGCTATCCGAATGTCTACGACGCCAGCCACAAGCGCACCGGCGCGCATCTCATGGTGCATGGCGACTGCCGCTCGGCCGGCTGCTACGCGATGACCGACAGTCTCGTGGAGGAGATCTACGCGCTCGCTCGAGAAGCGTTCGCCGGCGGACAGGAGAAGTTCCACGTCCACGCCTTCCCGTTCCGCATGACGGACGAGAACCTCAAGGCGCACCGCAAGCACCGGTGGGCCCCGTTCTGGGCCGAGCTGAAGCCCGGCTACGACTTCTTCGAGGCGACGCGCACGGTTCCGGACGTTCATGTCTGCGGCAGGCGCTACCTCGTCGGCGTGGAGTTCGTCGACGGCGTTACGCGGCTCAACCCTGACCAGTCGTGCCCGCC is a window from the Hyphomicrobiales bacterium genome containing:
- a CDS encoding CarD family transcriptional regulator; the protein is MAAKKKTVEKNGFAIGEHIVYPSHGVGKIVAIEEQTVAGHKLELFVIDFQQEKMTLRVPTSKVESVGMRKLSLDPVMKKALSTLKGRARVKRTMWSRRAQEYEAKINSGDLVAIAEVVRDLYRAESQPEQSYSERQLYEQALDRMAREVAAVENLDELGAVQKITGILAKSASAARKAREGEVDDATKAA
- a CDS encoding glycine cleavage system protein T codes for the protein MAFSIAIGPRVRKSPFFEATVKAGVTGFTIYNHMYMPVSYGDPLGEYWRLVEGVSMWDVACERQVEIAGPDAGKLAQYLTPRNLSGQVVGQGKYVPICDHAGTLLNDPILLKLSEEKYWLSIADNDLLFWVRAIANERGFKVAVSEPDASPLAVQGPLAEEVVAGLVGDWVRQLKYFWFRPHTIDGIPLIIQRSGWSKQGGFELYLLDASRGGDLWRLVAAAGKRHGIAPGCPNAIERVESGLISVGGDTFGDTNPLELTLAHYCDLDQRAAFIGKEALRRIRDEGPKRRQVGLIVAGRALDPTGHRLKVLRKGRQVGWLTALAHSPRLKQNVAMALLDRRIKDGADDLVVVLENGKERAARMTGLPFCK
- a CDS encoding pyruvate, phosphate dikinase, which translates into the protein MNATNLPRRNDGAAERSAVGIGADRKWVYFFGGGAAEGAASMKELLGGKGANPAEVANLGLPVPPGFTITTEVCTAYYANGRAFPDGLAAQVREAIAGVGRAVGAEFGSRANPLLVSVRSGARASMPGMMDTVLNLGLNDETVAGLAAKSGDARFAYDSYRRFIQMYADVVLGVEHGVFEDILDNHKSQNGYLNDTDMDADDWRQIVDAYKAAVEEELGTTFPMDTEAQLWGAIGAVFSSWQNARAITYRRLHDIPDEWGTAVNVQAMVFGNRGDSSATGVAFTRDPSTGAKALYGEFLVNAQGEDVVAGIRTPQSLTERARLAAGDTKPSLEALMPAAFAELTAIYERLEAHYRDMQDLEFTIQEGKLWMLQTRSGKRTTSAAIKIAVDMASEGLITRDEAVLRITPEALDQLLHPTLDPAAERQILASGLPASPGAAAGEIVFTADDAEAMRQQNRPCILVRVETSPEDIHGMHAAAGILTTRGGMTSHAAVVARGMGRPCVSGAGSIRIDAKSETMTIAGEVFHRGDVVTIDGTTGQVLKGAVPMRQPQLSGDFGTLMAWADGVRRMKVRANADTERDARQSRDFGAEGIGLCRTEHMFFEEERILAVREMILAEAPEGRRTALARILPMQRDDFIALFETMSGLPVTIRLLDPPLHEFLPHEDHEIAEVAGSMGVSAVRLKDRVKELSEFNPMLGFRGCRLAIRYPEIPEMQARAIFEAAVEAARRTGAPVVPEIMVPLVVGRAEFEVLAGIIDRVAGEVRTNSGMAIDYQVGTMIELPRACLMAGEIARRAEFFSFGTNDLTQTTFGLSRDDAAPILDTYLRQGILEQDPFISVDQDGVGELVRIAIERGQAVRPDIKLGICGEHGGESHSIDFCERAGLDYVSCSPFRVPIARLAAAQAALRARARSQAGAAA
- a CDS encoding DUF3470 domain-containing protein; amino-acid sequence: MTFIVNESCIKCKYTDCVEVCPVDCFYEGENMLVIHPDECIDCGVCEPECPANAIQPDTAPGIEKWLELNRIYAEKWPNITSKKDPLPEAAEFEGAANKYEKYFSEAPGEGD
- a CDS encoding helicase, producing the protein MTSGTSQTATIIPARVRNVTAVLGPTNTGKTHLAIERMLGHETGMIGLPLRLLAREVYDRVAARVGAAQVALVTGEEKIKPDNPRFWVCTVEAMPLDLKLDFVAIDEVQLAADPERGHIFTERLLNMRGAQETLLLGSQTMREPIQQLLGGANFVSRPRLSTLTYAGQKKISRLPRRSAVVAFSASDVYAIAELVRRQRGGAAVVLGALSPRTRNAQVALYQSGDVDFLVATDAVGMGLNLDVDHVAFAGVRKFDGQSHRDLSPGELGQIAGRAGRHLKDGTFGVTGDVEPFSSDLIERLEGHNFEGVKTLQWRNSALEFGSLDALRDSLRMVPGLSMLVRARMADDVAALETLAGRPRIADLASTRDDVVRLWDVCQVPDYRKISSAAHADLVETLYAFVQGPGGRIPEDWFAAQVAGDDRTDGDLDTLSNRLANVRTWTFVSHRSDWLADHDHWQERTREIEDRLSDALHEQLMQRFVDKRTSALMRRLRDDEELFAEIGADGAIEVEKHYVGRLSGLRYVADAAGEGIHGKAARNAAAKVLAGELAMRTRRIAAAKSDAFTLAPDGTVLWMESSIARLGPGDDPLKPTLTLLADEHLSGPDREKVQARLEAWLAELVNERLRPLVQLSNAEDVSGLARGMAFRLREAFGVLKRETVADDARALDQEARAQLRRYGVRFGAFNIFMPMLLKPAATELVRVLWGLRRPGGLEGLPESPRPGLTSLAASPSHPEEFYRIAGFHLCGPRAVRIDMLERLSDMIRPLVAWRRPDEGHDGAKPAPRGATGDGGFVVLPEMMSILGCSSDELGAVLNALGFRMEKRPLASMPGLTLQRTGAGSSRRKGEPDARGTPRGAEGEPVEAANPSDEAAATNQPVSAAIAAALAAQIAVGAPSEPEPPIEAGIAPVDEGQATSDAAPETPQDGSPGALPADADSPAAAEPAGEPQMIDVWRPRRRHAEAHGGRPRQRGQRPARQGASEAAPVAAEANADPNAANRPEAAQARKDHRSRHPRREGAGEGRNRGQGRGQDRGPRADRDAAPGAAAGERGGRPPRDGRPDRGEHRPRRDDRNSRPQVAHASPAPGRRREVDPDSPFAALAKLKAELDAKQKGGRT
- a CDS encoding RNA-binding S4 domain-containing protein, producing MQTAPDPVETASSGASHSAATQRLDRWLWFARVVKSRSLAAALVAAGKVRVNTARTEKPAQTIRAGDVLTIVVARRVRILKVRATGTRRGPASEAAGLYEDITPEETPPPPGGQAAAPHPAAGRGRPTKKERRAIERFSGDGEMD